GGAAATTCCGGAAGTCCTGATGGGTGACCCGTTACGCCTTTCTCAGATTTTCACAAACTTGATAAACAATGCGACCAAATTCACGGAAAGCGGAAGCATTACGCTGAAGATCAAGCAGGAACAGGTGCTTGGAAATAATGTTAAGCTGTCGTTTAGCGTTATTGATACGGGTATCGGCATGACGAGCGAGCAACTGCAGCATTTGTTTAACGCATTCACGCAGGCGGATGGCTCTATTACCCGCAAGTACGGGGGAACTGGACTTGGTCTTGTCATTTCGAAATCGCTTGTGGAACTCATGGGTGGTGAACTGCGTGTCGAAAGTGAATATGGAAAGGGTTCAAAGTTCTTCTTTACGATAACGCTTGCTCTTGCTTCACAGGTGGCTGTTCCAAAATGGAAGTCTGTTTCGACATTTAAAAACAAGAATGTTTTGTTGGTGGACGACTGTGAAAGACTGCGAGCTGTTTTGAGGCATTATTTGACGAAGTTGCGCTGCGTTGTTGAAGAGGCAGCTTCTGTGGATGAAGCTTTGGATTTGATACAAGCTCACGAAGAAGCGGGGGAAACTCCGTACGATTTCTTTATTGTCGATTATCAGATGCCCATTATGAATGGGTTTGATTTTGTTCAGGGCTTGCCCGCAAACATGAGGATTATTCCGAAAATTCTCATGCATCCGATTCACTTTGACGAGAAAAATTATCATCTGGCGTCAGAAATCGGTTTCAATAGCTGTGTCGCTAAACCGCTGCAGATAAGCTCCTTGCTAAGTGCTATGCAAGAAGCGGTTAATGAAAAACTCACGTATCAGAAAGCTCAAAAAGTTGAGAAAAATAAGATATTCTTCAAGGAAGCGAAGATTCTCCTCGTTGAAGATAATGAGATGAACCAGGATTTGGCTGTATCGCTTTTGAACAGCGTGGGACTTGCGACAATGGTTGCCGCAAATGGTAAAATCGCACTTGATTTGCTCAAAAAAGATGCTTTTGACTTGGTACTAATGGATATCCAGATGCCTGTGATGAACGGTCTTGATGCCACAAGGGCGATTCGTAATCGCTCCGATGAGTATTTCAAGAATGTGCCGATTATAGCCATGAGTGCAAGAGCTTTCCAAAAGGACCGCGACGATTGTCTCCATGCGGGCATGAATTCTTACATCGCGAAGCCGATTGATCCGATGATGCTTTATGCGGAACTTGCCAAGTATTTACAAGTGGCGGATAAGATTCCGATGGCAGCAAGTGTTAGCGAAACAGAAAATACATCTGTAAGTACTGATGATAGTGCTGTCGCTATGTTCCAAAAGGTGCGCAACTTCGATGCGGCGGCAGGTCTTTACCACGCCAATGACAACAGGAATCTGTATTTCAAGATTATTCAGGGCTTTGTTCGTGATTACGGTGGTGAAGTTCTTAAACTGAAAAAATCTTTTGAAGGTGCTGATTTCGAAGAATCGACGCGCATTGTTCATACGATTAAGGGGCTTTGTGGAACGATTGGTTCGTATCACGTGCAGACGCTTGGCGTTATGCTTGAAAATTCGTTGCTCAAGAAAGAGCAAAATTATAGCGAATACAATGCGTTTATAGATGCTCTCGAAGATTTAATTGACGATTTGAAAATTGTCTTGCAAAATATCGCAGCTGAGCAGTCGAGCGCTGCCGTTATTATCAAGCATGTGGATCCTGAAGCCATAAGCAAGCTTACTCAAGCTATAGAAGAACTTAAGCCGGCTGTAGAATCTTGCTCGCTGACCGCCTGCAAACGCATTCTCGATTCGCTCGATGAGATCATGTTCTCGCAGGAGCAGGAATCTCTTTTGCAGAAACTGCATAACCAGATTGATGATTACGATTTTACGGCTGCCGAAGCAAGCCTCAAGAGCTTGGAAGAAACGCTTAAAGAACCATCGCAGCCATAAATGCAAGCACGACAATCACCACTGCGACAATCGTAAGCGGGCTTGATTTTTTCTTCTTTTCGCCGAATTCATTTTCTACAATTTCATCGTAGTCGGGGAGGTCGAGGTCGCTATATTCAGCGCCCTCTTTCCAGCCGGTGTTCTTGTCGCTCCCGCAGTGGGGGCAGAAGGTCGCGCCTTGTTTCAATTCGGCGCCGCAATGAGGACAAATCATAGTAGGCAGTGGGTAGTAGACAGTAGGAAGTTGGATGTGTCATCCTCGACCAAGCGTAGCGCGGAAGGGGATCTAACCGGGAATCACCATTTATTTTGTGAATTTATATCGTCCCAGAAGGTCGAAGTAACGGGCCTTGGGAAGCATTTTAACAGGCTTTACAGCTTTGCGGAGAGAGGATGTTTTGTTGGCATCAATAAAAAAGTATTCGGCGCTAGGATGGTCCAGGTTTCCTATGGTCATGCTTATGGAAAAGCCTTTTTCGTTGGGATTGTATGACAATGTAGCGTAATTTTTTTCATTAGCATAGAGATAGCATTTTGTATCGTCGTTTGGGTCTGCCACATATAGCATTGTACTTGATTTCGAGTTAACTTTATAACCCATTTGTCTCCCATAGCTTTCGTCTTTAGATATAAGCGTATCCGGTTTTAATATAAATTCAGTAAGTTGATGGTAGTCGGGTTGTTCTATTTCTTGACTGATATAATCGGGTGTAGCTTTAATAGTGAGTGTGCCATCAAATAGTACCCCGTCTTGATAAATTGATTGTACATAGCACAAGGTATCTTTAGCTTCACATTTGGTCAAAATGTATTCTGTGCCTGTATTTTTCAAAGACGATTTATCAGCATCAGGATAAAAGTATAGAATTTGTTCTTTTTCGCCTTTCTCGCGAACCTCAGTAACCTTGCCGTTGGTATAAATGTATTTCTGGGTAGACGATTTAGTGTATACTGAATCTACATAGATATTCGGGTCTATTCTAAGGTTTGGGTTTGCATTCATACTAAATGCTGCCTCTGTGCATTTGTTTGCAAATGCAGCCGTATTAAGAGTCAACATGGTAAAAGAAACCAAGAACAGTGATTCACGAATCATAATTTTCCTCCTTAATTTGCTTTAAATATAACAAAAAACCGCCAGGCGATTGCCTAGCGGTCTCCTGTGAGCAACAAAGCCCTCGGTATTAACCGAGGGCGTTTGCGAGAGTGAGCGCCACTCACATATTTCTATGTGATTCTAGGCGCGAACGGTCTCATTAGAGCTTGTCGTTGGAGCCGAGCACATCCACGATCTTGTGCATGTACATCTTCTTCATGTTTTCACGAGCCGGCTTGAGGTACTGGCGCGGGTCGAAGTGTTCCGGATGTTCGTCGAAATACTTACGGATAGCGGCAGTCATAGCGAGACGGCTGTCAGAGTCGATGTTGATCTTGCAGACAGCAGAGCGAGAAGCTTCGCGGAGCTGTTCTTCCGGAATACCAACTGCATCCGGGAGCTTACCGCCGTGAGCGTTGATCGTATCAACTTCGTCCTGCGGGACAGAAGAAGAACCGTGGAGAACGATCGGGAAGCCCGGGAGCTTCTGTTCGATGGCGTGGAGCACGTCGAATGCCAGAGGAGGCGGAACGAGCTTGCCCTGAGCGTTACGAGTGCACTGTTCCGGCTTGAACTTGTATGCACCGTGAGAAGTACCGATGGAGATAGCGAGGGAGTCGCAGCCCGTACGGGTAGCGAAGTCGATCACTTCTTCCGGCTTCGTGTAGTGAGAAACTTCAGAAGCAACTTCGTCTTCAACACCGGCGAGAACACCGAGTTCAGCTTCGACGGTAACGTCGTGAGCGTGAGCGTATTCAACAACCTTCTTGGTAAGGGCGATGTTGTCTTCGTACGGAAGAGCAGAACCGTCGATCATCACGGAAGAGAAACCGTTGTCGATGCAGTCCTTGCAGAGTTCGAAAGAGTCACCGTGGTCGAGGTGGAGCACGATCTGCGGATTTGCGCAGCCGAGTTCCTTGGCGTATTCAACAGCACCCTGAGCCATGTAGCGGAGGATGGTGCCGTTAGCGTAGTTACGAGCACCCTTAGAGACCTGCATGATCACCGGAGACTTGGTTTCAACGGCGGCCTGCACGATAGCCTGCATCTGTTCCATGGTGTTGAAGTTGAAAGCCGGGATAGCATAGCCACCCTTAACTGCCTTAGCAAACATTTCCTTGGTGTTAACCAAGCCGAGTTCCTTGTAAGAAACTGCCATTTGTTTTACCTCTTGTTTTTGATTGGCGACTTGCGCCGCCGGTTTAAAAGTTACGTGACTAAATCTAGAAAAAATAGACTTGATTAAAAGGCTTTTCTATCAAAAAGTTGATGAATTTTCCTGTATAAAAGAGACCCCGACCTAAGGCCGGGGCGACTCCTGTCTTATTCGGTTTACCGAACTACTTCACTTTCTGCGTACGGTCCGTGATAACGAGATCCACGCGGCGGTTCTTCTGGCGACCTTCCTTGGTAGAGTTGTCCGCAATCGGCATGGTCATGCCAAGACCCTTGGCGGTGAGACGGGTTTCGGCAATGCCCTGTTCCACGAGGAAGTTCATCACGTTTTCTGCACGTTGCTGAGAAAGCGTCATGTTGAATTCTTCAGAACCGGTGTTGTCGGTGTTACCTTCGATGGACACGTCAAACTGCTGGTAAACGGAGAGGATCCCGGCAATCTTAGCAAGGCTTGTCATGAGGTCGGTCTTCAAGGTGGCACGGCCCACGTCGAACAAGATATCGGACATCGAGAGGATTATACCGCGAGCGTCCTTCGTCACCTGGATCATCTGGGATTGGAGGGCGTTTAACTTGTCCATAGCTTCGTTCTTGCTGGCTTCGAGCTTGTCCTTCTGAGCCTTGATTGCCTGCTTTTCAGCTTCGAGGTCCGAAACCTTACCGCTACGAGCTTCGCCAATCTGTTCCTGGATTGCTTCGATGGTGCGGTTTGTGGCTGCGCGCTTTTCCCAGTTTTCTGCAATGTGATTCTGGATAGCCTGGGTTTCGCCCTGGAGCTTTGCGATTTCTGCGTATTTCTGGCAGTTTTCCAAGAATGTCGGGATCAGCTTGGATTCATCGTCATCCGCATAAATTGTTTCGAGGGCATTGAGCGTGCCATAGCCTTCGGCAAGCGTAAGCTTTGCGGCGTAAGCATTGGATGGCAAATTGGTTTTGGCATTGTCGAGAGCTAGTCTGCACTGGTCAACAGGGGTGACAGAAGGTGCATCTGCGGCAAAGCTCATGGATGCGGCGAGGGCGCCGAGAGTCAAAATCTTAATCGTCTTCATCTTTGCGGCTCCTTACTTCTTAGATTCCTTTTCGAGAATGCTCTGGTACAAGACCTTGCGTTCTTCGTCGGCACGGAGAGCTTCTTCGAGTTTCTTGTCTTCGATTTTTGCCTTTTCGTTTTCAGATTTGGCTATGGCGAGTCGCATTTCGAGTTCACTCTGTTCTGCAAGAGCCTGGGCTTCTTCGATTTTTCCGTCTTCTTTCAGAGCCTTGGCTGCGACAAGTTTGGAGTACGAGTTCGAAGTCATGCTTGCGTCGAGTTTGTTTTCATTGACGAGCGAGCGCGTTGCATCGGCTTGTCCAAGGGAACGGTTGATTCCGCTCTGGCTTCCCGAGCAGCCGGTAAGGGCGGCAAGTGCGATTGCAGAACAACATGCTAATAATTTAGCCTTCATTGGGGCTTCTCCTATGATTGATATTCCGCGCTAAAATTACATTCTGGTTTATTACATAGTTCTTGCAATCACAAAAAACTTTTTTTACTTGCTTATATATATGGAATAGTGTAAATTAAAATTGTATATAGGAAGGTTTTTTATGAATCTTTTTGTAAAAAAATCAAGTTATATTGGAATTTTCTCCTTCCTGCTTCCGTTGTCTAGCGCTTTTGCTGGCAACGTTGAATATCATTTGAATAAATCCGCAAATCCGACTCAGGACGAACTTGACGCCTACGAGCATATTACGGCGGCGATGGATTCGGCGGTTTTCCTGTACAATAAGTACTCTGATCTTTCGAAACATATCGAAGTTTACTACAGCACGGGCGTTCCTACAGCCGAGGCTAGCAGCAATGGCGATTTACGTTTCGGTAAGGATCGGGGTTATATGTATGTGGGCACTGCCATGCACGAAATGGCGCATACCATGGGCATGGGCACAACATCTGAGTACAAAGCGATGTTCAAGGACGGTGTGTTCCAGGGAGAAAAAGCCCAGGCACTTATCAAGGAAATTGATGGTCCGGATGCCGTGCTCAAGGGCGATAGCCAGCATTTTTGGCCGTATGGCATCAATTACAAGAGTGAAGTCCATTCCGAACAGGATTTGATCAATCACGTGAAAATCGTGAACGCTATGTATCAGGACATTTTCAAGGAAGCGTTCTTCAAGCAGGGGAGGGTAAAGTCCCTTTCCGAAAAGAAATGCATGGGAATAACTTCTTCGAATACGCTTGAACTCATGGATTGTGCCGACACGGCAACTTTTGTCAAGATTTATTCGATGGGCGATAAGCCTGTCACCTACCGATTCCAGCTTGGAAATCGCGTAATCGATATTCCGAATGAATCAACCGCTGCGGGTGTAACAGCCTCGACATACGGCTACAATGGCGGTGTGCACCAAAAATACCAGCTCGAAGATGCCGGAGTGAACACTCCGAATGCTTTCCTTCTCAAGAATTACAAGAGTGGGCTTTATTTGCAGGCGGTCGGTAAAAATGTCGTGCAGAACCCAATGACATCGCGCTCTGATGATTTCATCTGGAAAATTGAAGAACAGCGAGCCGATACTGCGGATAAGCCTGTATCCATTTCCAAACGCCGAGTTCCAAACAAGAATTTGGAAGAATCAATGCCAGAGCGGTTATTTGATGCTCTCGGACGAGCTGCCGGCAAGATTCGTCGCGGTGTAACGTCGAAACTTTTGAAAAGCAATTAATTGAAATTTCACAGGATACTTCGTGGCTATTCGCCTCTCAGTATGACGGTGATGAATCTTTATGACGACAATGAAAAAAATGACCGCTCGAAAGCGGTCTTTTTTGAATTCTGTTTTTCGAGATTAGAAAGCGTCAGTTGCGGCTTCGCTTGCTTCTGCAACAGCTTCTGCGCTCGGAGCAACTTCTGCAACGGATGCCTTTACGGCATTTTCAGTCACATCGTTAGAGCCTTTTTCAACCATCGTAAGCTTATGTTCCTTAAAACGGTTCATAGCAATAGTTGTCGGCTTCTGAGTGAGCTGAATGTAACCTTGCTTGGACTGATTGTTAATGAAGCGGGCTTCATGAGCCATCATGACAACGGCGCGGAAAACCGAACCTTGGCATTCTTCACTAGCGT
This is a stretch of genomic DNA from Fibrobacter sp. UWB13. It encodes these proteins:
- a CDS encoding zinc ribbon domain-containing protein, translating into MICPHCGAELKQGATFCPHCGSDKNTGWKEGAEYSDLDLPDYDEIVENEFGEKKKKSSPLTIVAVVIVVLAFMAAMVL
- a CDS encoding class II fructose-bisphosphate aldolase translates to MAVSYKELGLVNTKEMFAKAVKGGYAIPAFNFNTMEQMQAIVQAAVETKSPVIMQVSKGARNYANGTILRYMAQGAVEYAKELGCANPQIVLHLDHGDSFELCKDCIDNGFSSVMIDGSALPYEDNIALTKKVVEYAHAHDVTVEAELGVLAGVEDEVASEVSHYTKPEEVIDFATRTGCDSLAISIGTSHGAYKFKPEQCTRNAQGKLVPPPLAFDVLHAIEQKLPGFPIVLHGSSSVPQDEVDTINAHGGKLPDAVGIPEEQLREASRSAVCKINIDSDSRLAMTAAIRKYFDEHPEHFDPRQYLKPARENMKKMYMHKIVDVLGSNDKL
- a CDS encoding OmpA family protein, whose protein sequence is MKTIKILTLGALAASMSFAADAPSVTPVDQCRLALDNAKTNLPSNAYAAKLTLAEGYGTLNALETIYADDDESKLIPTFLENCQKYAEIAKLQGETQAIQNHIAENWEKRAATNRTIEAIQEQIGEARSGKVSDLEAEKQAIKAQKDKLEASKNEAMDKLNALQSQMIQVTKDARGIILSMSDILFDVGRATLKTDLMTSLAKIAGILSVYQQFDVSIEGNTDNTGSEEFNMTLSQQRAENVMNFLVEQGIAETRLTAKGLGMTMPIADNSTKEGRQKNRRVDLVITDRTQKVK
- a CDS encoding RICIN domain-containing protein, with amino-acid sequence MNLFVKKSSYIGIFSFLLPLSSAFAGNVEYHLNKSANPTQDELDAYEHITAAMDSAVFLYNKYSDLSKHIEVYYSTGVPTAEASSNGDLRFGKDRGYMYVGTAMHEMAHTMGMGTTSEYKAMFKDGVFQGEKAQALIKEIDGPDAVLKGDSQHFWPYGINYKSEVHSEQDLINHVKIVNAMYQDIFKEAFFKQGRVKSLSEKKCMGITSSNTLELMDCADTATFVKIYSMGDKPVTYRFQLGNRVIDIPNESTAAGVTASTYGYNGGVHQKYQLEDAGVNTPNAFLLKNYKSGLYLQAVGKNVVQNPMTSRSDDFIWKIEEQRADTADKPVSISKRRVPNKNLEESMPERLFDALGRAAGKIRRGVTSKLLKSN